DNA sequence from the Gordonia polyisoprenivorans genome:
GAGGACGAGGAGGTACTCGCCCTGGGCGACGCCGGGACGGGCGTCTTCCAACTCGTGCCGGACACCCGCCACCCGCCGGAGGTGCAGCTGGACCTGCTGCGGCGGATCGCCGAGCGCTGCGGCAGGAAGGTCTCCTTCACCTTCATGCAGACGCCAGGGTATTAAGAGCAGTGGCGCACGATCCTCGCCGGTCTCGAGGATGCCAAGCGCGACGGCCTCGAGATCCGGGGACAGGTGATTCCCCGCCCGACCGGCAGCTTGCTCGGTCTCGAGCTGAGCCTGCACCCGTTCTCGCTCAACCCCTCCTTCCGGGAACTCGAGCCGCTGCCGCTGGCGGAGAAGGTGCGCGAGCTGGGCAAGCTGGGGACAAGGCTGCGGTTGCTGTCGGAGTCGCCGACCGATCCGAACCCGTTCTTCACCTACGTCGTTTCCGAGCACGATCAACTGTTCGTCCTCGGCGACCCACCGAACTGCAACCCGGACGTCTCGGAAAGCATAGGCGCCCGAGCCCGCGCCGCCGGCGTCGATCCGTTGGAGCTGATCTACGACACGCTGCTCGAGCGCGACGGCCACGAGGTGCTCTATCGACCGATGGGGAACTACGTGGCGCGGACGGCTACCGCGCCACGGTCGTGTCCAGGTCGATCACCTATCGCAATGGTGAAACAACCGGCGCCCTGCCCGGCCGACTCGTACGGGGTGCCCAGGAAGATCCGGAGGGGATCGCATGAAAGTCGATATCACAGCCGAGCAGGCGCTCGACCCCGAGCTGGCGGTCGACGCCGAGAAACGTGGGTACGATGCCGTCTGGTTCGGTGAGACCAGCCATGACCCAATGGTCTCCATCGCGCTCGCGGCGAAGGACACTTCGCGCGTCATGCTCGGCACCGGGGTGACGATCGCGTTGGCACGTTCCCCGATGACGATGGCGGTCTCCGCCAACGACCTGCAGCTGGTCAGCGAGGGACGATTGATCCTCGGGCTCGGCTCGCAGGTGAAGGCGCACATCACCCGGCGCTTCTCGATGCCGTGGACGCAACCGGTCGGTCAGATGCGCGAGTTCGTCCTCGCCATGCGCGCGATCTGGCGCTCCTGGCACGAGGACGAGCCGCTCGATTTCCAGGGCGGCTACTACTCCCACACCCTGATGACGCCGTTCTTCAATCCCGGCCCGAACCGTTACGGCCCGCCGCCGGTGCTGCTCGCCGGCGTCGGCTCGAAGATGACGACTCTTGCCGGTGAGGTCGCCGACGGATTCATGTGTCACGGCTTCGCCACCGAGCGCTACCTGCGCGAGGTGGTCGTGCCGAGCCTGGGTGCCGGTCGGGCGAAGAGTGGCCGTGATCTCGACGGGTTCGAGATCAGCGGACTGCCGTTCGTCGTCACCGGAACCAACGAGGAGGAGATGGCGGCGTCGGCCGCCGGGGTCCGAGACCAGATCGCGTTCTACGCCGCGACGCCCGCGTACCGACCGGTCCTCGAGCTGCACGGCTGGGGCGATCTCCAGACGGAGCTCAACGCGATGACAAAGGCCGGGCGCTGGAAGGAGATGGGCGACGTCATCGACGACGATGTGCTGAACGCCTTCGCCGTGGTCGCCGAGCCGGATCAGGTGGCCGCGGAGGTGCTGCGTCGCTACCGCGACGTCTTCACCCGGATGCACCTGTACCTGAAGGCTCCGCTCGACGCAGAGGTGAAGTCCGCCATCCGCGAGGACTTGCAGGCCGACGCGTGACGGGCCCTGCTATCAGCGCAGGGGAGACGCCTGTCGTCGAGATCCGGCGGGACGGTCCGGTGTGGACCATCAAGCTGAACCGGCCCGAGAAGCGCAATGCGATCAACCCGCAGCTCCAGGGAGAGCTCGTCTCCGCACTACAGGAGTTCCACACCGCGTCGGAGGCGCGTGTCGCCGTACTCACCGGGTCCGACCCGGCGTTCTGCGCCGGCATGGATCTGCACGAGCTCGGCAGCGGCGCGATGGGCTATGGCAATGGTGCGACGAACTACGCCGAGGCGATGCGAGCGGTCAGCAAGCCGGTGATCGGAGCGGTCAACGGGGCGGCGATCGCGGGCGGCTTCGAGCTCGCGCTGGCCTGTGACTTCATGATCGCCTCGGAGCGGGCCTGGTTCGCGGACTCCCATGCCGAGGTCGGGGTGGTTCCAGGCGGGGGCCTCACCGTCAACCTTGCACAGGCAGTCGGCGTACGGCGCGCACGTCAGATCAGCCTGAGCGGCGAGTATGTCTCTCCCGAACGGGCCTTCCACGATCGCCTGGTGACCGAGGTGCTGCCGCACGAGCAGCTGCTGTCCCGGGCCAGGGAGATCGCAATCGCGATGGCCGGGCAGGGCGAGCACATGATCGCCGCGATCCGCGCCGCGTACGACCGGACTCTCAACCTGCCGGCCCAGGAGGCCCTGGACGCCGAGGTCGCGGCCTCACGTGCTGCCGGCATCCCCGCCGGCCACGTCCACCAGGTCACCGAGGGCTTGATAGCCCGCGGATCCACCGATGCGACCAGTCGCCGACGGGACCAGTCGAAATGGTAGCGGGCCAGGCGCGGGCCGTTCGACGGCACCGCCTCGCCCGAGGGGAACCACACGTCGGGTTCGCGGGTGTCGCCGACCTGGCGCCAACGACCGTCGACCTGCTGGCCGCGGTCGGGCATGCGGCCGCGGTCATCGGATAGGAACTCGTAGGTCCTTGCCGGCGAAGGCGAAGCTCGCGCCGGTCTGCCAGTAGCCGTCCTCGGCGAAGGTGACCCTTGCTGTCGACGGGTGATGTTGCCGGACTCGTCGGTGAGGATGCCGAAGCCGAAGCGCTCGTTGCCGAGCATGAGGTGGCCGGCTTCGAGGGTGCCGTCCTTCGTAGTACACCCGACGCTCGAGGCCGGCGAGTTTGGTGATATCCCAGGTTCTGCTCGGCGCTCATCCCCGACCGGCGCGGAGCCCGAGCCGCGGCGGCGTCATCAGCGCTGAGCACGCCACCTCACGCAGACGCCGTCACTAAGTCATCAACGATGAATATCAAGCCCTCACGCCGCAGATACGCCCCCTGACAGCAGGGGTTGCTGCGTCACTCGATGATGGTGTCGTCGCCGATGAGCTCGCGGATTGGGTCGGTATGGGGCGCCGAGGCCAGACCACTTTTGTGCATCCGCGGGTCGTGATTGTCGCCGATCGTGGACTGCATCACGAGTCGGCGACGCGGCGCGGGCCCTGGGTCATGAAACCTGCAAGTGAGCGGTCCATGTCGGGACGCCAGACAAGGCCGGGACAGAGTCTGAGGAGAAAGCCTCAAAGTCAAATAATTTGCCTTCTGGAGTTTTTGAGGCGAGTGCCTTATATTGAGTTGAGTTCAAGAGTCGAAACGCGCATGGCTCCGGTCGGAGAACTCGAGTCGTCCACCCCATCGGCCACAACCCGCCAGAGGGCCACTGGCGTCGCCGGCGGTCTTGCGTAGCCCTCCGCTTGACGTTCGTCGAGCGCACCGCGGCCGACCTGCTCGCCGCCTCACGCCATAGGAAGGACACGTCACCATGACGACCACACCCACCACCCGCAAGATCTCGAAGGCCGCGCAGCGCGTCCTCGATCTCGCCGTCCATGACCCTCAGCTCCAGGAGTTGATGCCCGACGAGGTGGTGCTGGCGGAGATCGCCCGCAAGGACCAGACGCTCGCCGGCATCGTCGAGGTGATGCTCGACGGGTATGCCACCCGTCCCGCTCTGGGTGAGCGCGTCTACGACGTCGTGACCGACGGATCCGGCCGGCAGGTCCGCGCCTTCCGGCCGGAGTTCGAGACCGTCACCTACGGCGAGCTCGCGCGGCGTGCGCGGGCGATCGCGACGGTCTGGACCCAGGTCGAAGGATGGCAGATCGCGCCGGGGCAGACCGTGCTGACCTTCGGGTTCGCCAGCACCGACTATGTCGTCCTGGACCTGGCCTGCATGCTCGCCCAGGGCATGGCGGTGCCGCTCCAGACCACGCTCGCCGGGCAGGACCTGTCCGGGATCGTCCGTGATGTCGAGCCGGTGGTCATCGCCGCCACGACCGATGACCTCCTCATCGCGGCCGAGTACGCGGCGTCCTCAAAGGGGCTGCACACCCTCGTCGCGTTCGACTACGACCAGCGCATCGATGCTGACCGTGAGCAGTGGACTGCTGCTGAGGCCGCCCTCGGCGGTCGGGTCCGGTTGGTCACCGTCGAGCAGCTCATGGACGCGGGGTCCGGCCGTGGATGGTCGTCGCTTCCGCCGGTGACCAACGAGAAGCAGATGGCGCTGCTGGTGCACTCCTCCGGCTCGACCGGTGCGCCCAAGGGTGCGATTGTCACCGAACAGCACGCGCGCTTCCAGTTCCAGGTCTTGCCGCCGGTGCCGCTCCCGACGGTACGGCTCTGCTTCGCCCCTATGAACCACTTCATGGGCCGAGGCGCTGTCTACAACACGATGGCGCGCGGCGGCACGGCGTACTTCATCGCCAGGTCCGACATGTCCACCCTCTTCGAGGATCTGCAGCTGGTCCGGCCCACCGAGGCGGTCGTGTTCCCCCGTGTCCTCGACATGGCGCACCGACACTTCCTGAACGAGGTCGCGCGCCGGACGGCGGCGGAGCCAGAGCCGGACGTCGAGGAGATCCGACAGAGGGTGATGGCCGAGATGCGCTATACCTATCTGGGCGATCGCATCTCGATGCTGTACGGTGGCTCGGCCCCCAGCACGCCGGAGGTGCGCCAGTTCATCAAGGACTGCTTCCCGGTTGGGTACGCCGAGGGCTACGGCACGACGGAGGCGGGCGGATCGGTGACGGTGCGCGACCGCATCAACCGGGCTGAGGTGCTCGACTACCGGCTGCGCGACGTTCCCGAGCTCGGCTACTACTCGACCGACAAGCCATACCCCCGCGGCGAACTGTGTGTGAAGACCCGCCTCGCCATCCCGGGCTACTTCAAGAACCCGGAGGCCACCGCGAAGCTGTTCGACGAGGACGGCTACGTGATGACCGGCGACATCATGGAGGAGCGCGGGCCCGACCACCTCGTCTACATCGACCGCCGCAATGACGTCCTCAAGCTCGCGCACGGCGAGTTCGTCACGCTCGGCGCGGTCGGCAACGCGTTCGAGACCAACAGCGACGTTATCCAGCAGATCTTCGTCTACGGCAGTTCCGAGCGTTCTTTCCTCGTCGCGGTCGTCGTGCCGGAGCCTCAGGTCGTCGCGATCCGGCTCGGTGAGAACCCGTCGGAGACCCAGATCAAAGAGCTCATCCGGGCCGAGTTCGCCCGTGTCGCGGCCTCGGAGAAGCTGCGCTCCTTCGAGGTGCCGCGCGACTTCATCGTCGAGCACGAAGCCTTCAGTCAGGCCAATGGCCTACTGTCCAGCGTCTCCAAGCGGATGCGTCCACGTCTGCTGGAACGCTATGGCGACCGGCTCGAGCAGATCTACGAGGACCTCGAGGCCAAGCAGAACGCCGACCTCCTGGCGCTGCGCGATCCGGACAGTGACCTCAGCGTGTCGGAGCGCGTCGCGCGTGCGCTCGCCGCGACGCTCGGTCTCGACCAGGTGGACCCCGCAGACCGGCGCAGCTTCGCCGAAGCCGGCGGTGACTCGCTCGGGGCGGCGGCGTTCGCCGCACTGCTCTCCGACATCTTCGACGTCCCGGTGGACATCAACGCGATCCTGAGCCCGGCCGGCCATGTCGGGGCGTGGGTCGCCGCGATCGAGCGCGAGCGCGACCGTGGGACCGACGAACGCCCCACCGTTGTCTCCGTCCACGGAAGCCCCCAGCCTCGCGAGCTGGCGGGTGCTGATCTGGACATCGTCCGTCTTCAGCCGCAGCTCGCGGATGCACCGGCGCCGGCAGCCGCGGCGGACGCCACCCGTACGGTCCTTCTCACCGGTGCCACCGGCTTCCTGGGTCGCTTCCAGCTCGTGGAATGGCTCGAGCGGACGTCGGCTGTCGGTGGACGCGTAATCTGCCTGGTGCGTGGACGCGACCAGGCCGACGCCGACGCGCGGCTCAGGGCGAACTTCGCTGCAGACGGCGATCTCGCCGCCCGGATCGAGCAGCTGTCGCCGCACCTCGAGGTGCTGGTCGGCGACGTCGCCGTGCCGCGTCTCGGGCTCGATGGCGCGACGTGGGAGCGGCTGGCCGACACGGTCGACCGCATCGTCCACCCGGGCGCACTGGTCAACCACGTGCTGGAGTACGAGTACCTCTTCGGCCCCAATGTGATGGGAACCGCGGAGCTGATCGCCCTCGCCGTCACGGGACGGCTCAAGCGCTTCGACTTCGTCTCCTCGATGGCCGTCATCCCGTTCCTCGAACGGGGCGCCACGATCGACGAGAGCACGCCGCTGGGTGCGGAGGTCACGATCAAGGATTACTACAGCGCGCACTACGGCGCGAGTAAGTGGGCCGCCGAGTCGGTGCTGCTGAGCGCCCACGAGCGCTTCGGTCTGCCGGTCACCGTCTTCCGCGGCGACATGATGCTCCCGCACCGGACGTTCCGCGGGCAGGTCAACGTGCCGGACGTCTTCGTGCGACTGCTGCAGAGTCTGGTGCTCACCGGTCTGGCACCCGCGTCGTTCTACGAACCGGCCGGTGCCCGCGCCCACTACGACGGTCTGCCGGTCGACTTCATCGCAGCGGCCACCGCAGCAGTCGCGATCGAGAGTGGGGACGGGTTCCACACGTACCACGTCACGAACCCGCACAATGACGGGATCTCGCTGGATACGATGGTCGACTGGATCGAAGCCGCCGGCTATCGCATCGAGCGCGTCGAGGGATACGAGGAGTGGGTCCGCCGCTTCGAGACCGCGCTGCAGGCATTGCCCGATGAGCAGCGCCAGCGCTCCTCGCTCGGTGTGCTGGATTCGTTGCGTCGCCCCGACCGGGCCGGTGTGATGCCCGTCGACAGCACTCGATTCGTCGAGGCGGTAAGGCGCAGCGCCTCGGAGTCGGATGTCCCGCACCTGACCGCCCGCTTCATCGCCAAGTGGCTCGACGACCTCGCCGGCCTCGACCTCATCCCGGCCCCGGTGGTCGCGGGTTGATTGAGGGGTCAGGCGCCGCCGAAGACGCCACAGAGAGCGTTGATCAAGGTGTCGATGAACTCATCACGCGGAGGGAGGCCGACCTCGTCGGCCTCCTCCTGTGCCTGACGACCGGCGAGGCCGGTGAAGCACATGTCCATCGCCAGCGAGAACCGGATCTCGAAGGTGGGCCGGGGGGTGCCGGTGGTCGCGCGGATGAATTTCGCTGTGCGCCAGTAGCTGGCGGTGTGCACCCGGTCCACCGCGCGCGAGAGCACCGTCCGGGAGTGGTCGAGCTGGTAGCGGGCGAGGAAGCCGAGGAAGTGGTTCCCCGGGTCGTCGAGGGCCTCCGCGAGCGGAGTCACCAGCACGGCGCACAGTGCTCGCAGATCGTGCTCTTTCCCGGCGGCCTCGAGCTCGTCGAGCAGCACCTCGCGCCGCTGGTTGAGCGCCTCACTCCGGGCCGTCACCAAGGCGGTGATGAGGCCGTCCCGGCCACCGAAGTAGTACTGTGCGGCGTTCTTGTTGCGCTGGCCGGCCGCGTCCAGGATCTCGCGCACCGAGACGGCGTCGATGCCACGCTGGGCGAAGAGGCGCTCCGCGGTCAGGAGCAGATGGTCGCGGGTCTCGCGCCCAGCGGTACGCCGGGCGCTGCCTGGCGCACCCATCGGATCGGGGTCGGCGAGCACGGGCAGAGACGCTACCGGACCGGGTGAGTTTTGGTGAGACACTTCTCCAGTGGTGTGACTCCCGCTACACTTAATATAGTTAGATAGTTAGTATCATTTCCGGAGGGTGGCAGTGCCCGACGGAAACGCACATGGAAGGCATTGACACTGATGGAGATGAAGACTGGCGCTCGGTACCGCAGTCAGGTGTGCGACACCGAGCTGATCGTGGTCCGGGCCCTTCCAGGGGATGTCAACCTGACCATCGGAGGACATCCGGCGATCGATCTCAAGGCCGAGCCGACACCCGGATTGAGCATCGAGTCGGGCGCCGACACTGGCAGCGCGCTGGGTAAGCGCTACACCGACGTGAGCGGCAAGCTGGAGGTGCTGATCACCAAGGGTGGCGCCGGGGCGCTTGCCCTCGACGGCGAGCCGCTGCCGCTGAAGGAGTCCAAGCCCCTCCCGGCCAGCGACTGACTGTGGTCGAGCAGATCTCTCGCGAGTGGGCCGTCGGCGAGCTGCGCAGCGATCATCTCACCGACAATATGACCCTGGAGCGGATCGACACCGACTTGTTCCGCTCGGTTTTCGTCCAGGTCGAGGACTACTCCCTCTATGGCGGGTTGGTGGCTGGTCAGGCCCTGGCTGCGGCGGGCGCGACTGTCCCGGAGGGACGTGTCCCGCACTCGTTGCATGGCTACTTCCTGCGGCCCGGCGCGGCCGATCTGCCGACGGTCTTCCACGTCGAGCGGGACCGCGACGGTCGTACGGTCTCCTCGCGCCGGGTCGTTGCGGTGCAGCAGGGCAAAGTGATCTTCAACATGGCTGCATCCTTCGGTCAGGACGAGGGCGAGGCGATGGATCAGCATGTATCGGCCCCGGAGATCGCCGCCCCGGAGTACCTGCCGGTCCATCCGATGCGCCGCTATCCGACCGTCGAGGTACGCGCCGAGCTGCCGACGCCGTCCGGGCTGCCGCAACGTTTCTGGGTGCGGGCCACCCAACCGCTCCCGTCCGACGATCTGGTCCACGCCTGCGCGCTGGCTTACGTTTCCGATTTGTCGACGGGCGTGCGGATCAGTCCCGGGCTGGTGCCGATGGCCAGCGTCGATCACGCTTTATGGGTCCACCACATCCCGCGTGGGGACGAGTGGTTGCTGGTCGATCTGGTCGGTCAGGTGCGGGTCGGGCGGCGCGGCCTTTACACGGGCTCGATTTTCACCGCGGACGGTCGACTCGCCGCGACGCTGGCCCAGGAGATGCTGGTTCTCCGCGTCGAGGACGGGGCGAAGCCGTGGTGACCGCGGAGCCGGCCGACCGCTTCGTGGGGAAGGTCGCAATCGTCTCGGGCGCGAGCCGGGTATCGGGAGTGCGGTCGCGCAGCGACTCGCCTTGGCCGGAGCCTCGGTCGTGGTCGTGGTCGTGGTCGCGGCGCGGACGGAGGCTGTTGGAGGGCGATTCGAAGGCTCCATCCATGAGGTCGAGCAGCTGATCCGGGAGGCCGGTGGGTCGGCGGTGGCGGTGGCCCGCGATGTGGCCGACCCGGACTCGTGTGCCGAGTTGGTCGAAGCCGCGCGCACCGCCTTCAGCCCGGTCGACATCCTGGTCAACAACGCAGCCTTGACGGTCCCCGATCGTCAGCTGGGGCCGAAGAAAGACGGGCCGCGCCTCTCGGTCGCCGAAGCCCTGCCGATCGTCAACTTCCCGTGGACACTTATCGGCGCGCCTTCGAGGTCAATCTGTTCAGCGTCTACCGGTCGATCCAGCTGGTGGCCCCTCACATGATCCGCGGCCACGGCGGCAACATCGTGAACATCTCCTCAGATGCGGCGCAGGCGCCGGGAGGGGGGCGTACCCGGAGACGCGAGGACTGCCTCTGCATGCGCACGGCACGAGCAAGGCGGCACTGGAGCACTTGACGCGGACCGTCGGCTATGAGCTTGCGCGGCACGGTGTGGCCGTGAATGCGCTAATTCCGTCGCTCACCATCGAGACACCTGGTGTCGTCTTCGCTTCCGGCGGGCAGGTCGGAGACACCTTGCCGATGGCGCTTCGTGTATGCGGTGGAGTTGCACTGCGCGGTACACGCGGCTGAGCGCACCAGCACGGTGACGCACGGCGAGGACCTGCTCGATCCGAGGGCCGGCCGCCGCGGCTGGCTGGGTGAGCCCTATATCTCTGATATCTCTGAGTGGCGCGATCAGCCCCGGTAGCGCGAGCCCGAGGCCGTGATCACGACGCGTCCGGAGTTGTCGCGGCCCACGGCGTGCGCCGAGGCGAAGCGTCTGGTCGCGTGCTCGGTGCGGGCCACGATCTCGACGTGCGGCCGCTCCGGTACGACCGGGCGTATGAAGGTGATGTCAAGACTCATCGTGTCGGCCTCGGCGAGCGCGGGATTGCTCCGGACCAGCGCGGCGGTCACGGCCTGCTCGGCCAGCATGGCGAGGACGCCGCCTTGGACCGTGCCGCGGCTGTTGCACATGTCCGGCTTCGAGGTCGCGGTGAGCTGTACTTCATCCTCGCCCCCGGCGAGGAGCCGGGCGCCGGCCCGCGCTGTGGCGAGCGGTGCGAGCGCTTCGTCACCGCCATCGCTCAGGGTGAGTAGCGAGGCGTCGATCGGGCAACCGGGGATGACGGGCGGTGGTGTGTCGATCGGGACGAACGCGCACTGGGTGGACATGTGGGCGACGACCCGGCCGGTGTCGGTGACGATCTCGCCGCCGGCGAACCCGGTGTCCTCGCCGATGTGGGTCGCGCGTCCGCGGAAGACGAAGTCGACGGTTCGGGTAGGACGCAGGTCGATGAATTCCAGGTGGATCGTGAGCGAGGCCACCGACACGAGATCGGGAAGGCGGGAGGCGACTGCGGCGCCGAGCGCGGCGTCCACGCCGACGAGGAAGGCGCCGGGGCTCAGGCGTCCCTTCCGGTCGAGACAGTAGTTGCCCATCGCCTGTGCGACCTCGACGTAGCCGATCTCGGCCCGGGCCGCCCGAACACCGAAGCGGGCGTGCACCGCGATGAACGCTTGATCGGTGACCGCAGCTGTGCAGATGCGGTCCAGCACGCGAGGCCGGGTGGTCGTGCCGTCGGTCAACGTGAGCCCTCCATTGATCTATCGAGTCTTAATAATACATCGGATTTGCGCCGCGATGGGAGCGCGGGAGCGCTGGACGGTCGGTGAGCGCCGGTGACCGGCGGGGCAGGGCGTGGGGCGCGGCATCGCCCCGACCTCGCCGCAGAAGGGGCCGCCAGCGGCCGGATGGGACGCACCGAGGCCAAGCTCGCCGCCGTCGCGCACGAGATCCGTGCGCTGGGTGGCGTGGCCGTGGTCATCGACGGCGACGTGACCGTCGCCGACGACGTCGGCCGCACGGTCACGGAGGCGGTCGCGGGGCCTGGGCGGACTCGACATCCTGGTCAACAACGTGCAGATCCCGGCGCACGGCTCGCTGCGGTCGATCGCCGACGAGATCTACGTCGCGGACTGGGAGTCTGGCCCGTTCGCGACGTTTCCGATGATGCGGGCCGCACGGCCGCATCTCCCGGCCGATAGCGTCATCATCAATCTCAGAGCAGTACCAGCGTGAACCCGATGCTCATCGGACGCGGCGTGTACGCCTCGGCGAAGCTAGGCGATCCTCAGCGGAGCTGCACATCGCGACGTGGTGGGACATCAGTGGTGTTTTGCCGGAGGCGGTCGCTCTTCAGCATGGTGGACGGTCTCGTAGGTGGCGCGACTTCGAGGACCGCGCGGCGCAATGTTGGCGAGCGGCGTTCGCCAGGGCGGTACCGTCGCGATCGGTCTGTTCAACGGCGACGAGTACCTGGAGGCGTTCTTCGCGGCGCGAAGGATCCGGGCTATGCCGGTCGAAGTCGACTACCGGTATGGGGGAGGGGGCCTGGCGCTGTTGACCCAGCTCGACAGCGTCGTCTTCTCCGGACACGGAGTCGACCGAGTAGGGGGGGCAGCGGAGCGGATCATTACGGCGTTGCGCGCGACGATGGCGGGCTACAAGGTGCCGGGCACGCTGGTGTTCGCGGACGTGCCCCGCGCGCCCAACGACAAGATGCTCCAAGCCGAGGCCCGCGAGGTGCTCATGGCCGCTGGAGGTGCTGGGACAGTTTGAACTTCTGGATCTTGCCCGAGGCGGTGAGTGGGAAGGCCGACACCCGGTGCCAGGTGCGCGGGACCTTGAAGCTCGCGAGATGGGTGCGGGCGAACTCCTCGAGAGCAGTAGCGTTGATGGTGCCGGACGTCGTACGGACGAAGGCGATCGGCACCTCGCCCCAGCGTTCGTCGGGCGCTGCGACCACGGCGACGTCGGTGATGTCCGGATGGGTCGCCAGTACCGACTCGACCTCGGCCGGATAGATGTTCTCGCCGCCGCGAATGATCACGTCCCGAAGCCGTCCGTGCAGGGTGACGACGCCGTCCTCGTCCATGGCGGCCAGATCGCCGGTGTGGAGCCAGCCGTGCTCGTCGTACGCAGACGTCGGACGTCCGTCGCGCAACTGTTCCCAATAGCCGCGCATAATGAGCTCGCCGCGGATGCAGAGCTCGCCCACGGTGCCGGCGGGCAGAGGCTTCCTCAATGGGTCGAGGATCGCCACCTCCCGGTAAGGGTTCGCCCGCCCGATGGTCTCGGCCTTGACGACGGCACTGTCGCCCGGGACGGTCTGGAGCGAGGACGGGGCTTCGGACTGGCCGTAGCCGTTGGCGACCTCCACGGCGAAGGCCGCCTCGATCATCGCAATCAGTGAGGGCGACACGACCGAGCCGCCGATCATCGTCATGCGCAGCGAGGGGAGGTCGGGCGCGGTGCCTCCGCCCAGCTCGAGCAGTGCGAGCATCATCGTCGGGACGCCCCCGAAGAATGTCACGCCGCCGCGTTGGAGAGCCCTCATCGTCTGCTCGGCGTCGAAGCCCGGCAGAACGACGTACGTCCCGCCGCGCAGGATCGTTGCAAGGAGGGTGCACAGTGAGCCGCCGACATGGTGGAACGGAAGTGGTGAGCAGACGACATCGTCGTCGGTGAGCCCGAGCGCTCGGTGGGACAGCGGCCCGACATTCGTGCCGACCAAGTGGGTGAGCACCGCGCCCTTCGGTGTGCCGGTGGTACCCGAGGTGTACTGGATCAGGAGATCGTCGTCGGGGGAGACAGCGGGGAGGGTCCCTGGCACGGTCGCGTCGTCGGAGATCGCGGCCCACTCGGCCAGCGCGTGCACGATCAGGTCCGGTTGCAGGGCGGCGGCCGACGTGATCAGATCCCGGCCGCGCCATTGTGGACCGGCGAGCACAACGCGAGCACTACTGCTCGCGACGATGTATCGGGCCTCGTCGTCGGTGAGCGCCGGGTTCATCGGCACGAGCACCACACCGGCGAGGGCGGCCGCGAACTCGGCGACCACCCACTCGGGGTTGTTGCCCGACCAGAGCACCAGCCTATCGCCCGGCGTGAGCTCCTCGAGGAGTCGGCCGGCCAAGACGCGGGCTCGGCGGGCGAGCTCCGCGAAGGTCATCGAGGCGGGCTCGGTGTCCAGGTCCCAGAGCAGGGCGGGTGCCTCGGGACATCGCTCGGCGATCGCGAGCAACCGGTCGCCGACCGAGGTGCGATCGAGTGGCGGAGTGGCACCGACCGGCGCCTCAACGGTGGTGCTCACGCATGGTCCCTCTCTCACAGGTACTCGGT
Encoded proteins:
- a CDS encoding TIGR03617 family F420-dependent LLM class oxidoreductase, with the translated sequence MKVDITAEQALDPELAVDAEKRGYDAVWFGETSHDPMVSIALAAKDTSRVMLGTGVTIALARSPMTMAVSANDLQLVSEGRLILGLGSQVKAHITRRFSMPWTQPVGQMREFVLAMRAIWRSWHEDEPLDFQGGYYSHTLMTPFFNPGPNRYGPPPVLLAGVGSKMTTLAGEVADGFMCHGFATERYLREVVVPSLGAGRAKSGRDLDGFEISGLPFVVTGTNEEEMAASAAGVRDQIAFYAATPAYRPVLELHGWGDLQTELNAMTKAGRWKEMGDVIDDDVLNAFAVVAEPDQVAAEVLRRYRDVFTRMHLYLKAPLDAEVKSAIREDLQADA
- a CDS encoding enoyl-CoA hydratase; translated protein: MTGPAISAGETPVVEIRRDGPVWTIKLNRPEKRNAINPQLQGELVSALQEFHTASEARVAVLTGSDPAFCAGMDLHELGSGAMGYGNGATNYAEAMRAVSKPVIGAVNGAAIAGGFELALACDFMIASERAWFADSHAEVGVVPGGGLTVNLAQAVGVRRARQISLSGEYVSPERAFHDRLVTEVLPHEQLLSRAREIAIAMAGQGEHMIAAIRAAYDRTLNLPAQEALDAEVAASRAAGIPAGHVHQVTEGLIARGSTDATSRRRDQSKW
- a CDS encoding thioester reductase domain-containing protein, translated to MTTTPTTRKISKAAQRVLDLAVHDPQLQELMPDEVVLAEIARKDQTLAGIVEVMLDGYATRPALGERVYDVVTDGSGRQVRAFRPEFETVTYGELARRARAIATVWTQVEGWQIAPGQTVLTFGFASTDYVVLDLACMLAQGMAVPLQTTLAGQDLSGIVRDVEPVVIAATTDDLLIAAEYAASSKGLHTLVAFDYDQRIDADREQWTAAEAALGGRVRLVTVEQLMDAGSGRGWSSLPPVTNEKQMALLVHSSGSTGAPKGAIVTEQHARFQFQVLPPVPLPTVRLCFAPMNHFMGRGAVYNTMARGGTAYFIARSDMSTLFEDLQLVRPTEAVVFPRVLDMAHRHFLNEVARRTAAEPEPDVEEIRQRVMAEMRYTYLGDRISMLYGGSAPSTPEVRQFIKDCFPVGYAEGYGTTEAGGSVTVRDRINRAEVLDYRLRDVPELGYYSTDKPYPRGELCVKTRLAIPGYFKNPEATAKLFDEDGYVMTGDIMEERGPDHLVYIDRRNDVLKLAHGEFVTLGAVGNAFETNSDVIQQIFVYGSSERSFLVAVVVPEPQVVAIRLGENPSETQIKELIRAEFARVAASEKLRSFEVPRDFIVEHEAFSQANGLLSSVSKRMRPRLLERYGDRLEQIYEDLEAKQNADLLALRDPDSDLSVSERVARALAATLGLDQVDPADRRSFAEAGGDSLGAAAFAALLSDIFDVPVDINAILSPAGHVGAWVAAIERERDRGTDERPTVVSVHGSPQPRELAGADLDIVRLQPQLADAPAPAAAADATRTVLLTGATGFLGRFQLVEWLERTSAVGGRVICLVRGRDQADADARLRANFAADGDLAARIEQLSPHLEVLVGDVAVPRLGLDGATWERLADTVDRIVHPGALVNHVLEYEYLFGPNVMGTAELIALAVTGRLKRFDFVSSMAVIPFLERGATIDESTPLGAEVTIKDYYSAHYGASKWAAESVLLSAHERFGLPVTVFRGDMMLPHRTFRGQVNVPDVFVRLLQSLVLTGLAPASFYEPAGARAHYDGLPVDFIAAATAAVAIESGDGFHTYHVTNPHNDGISLDTMVDWIEAAGYRIERVEGYEEWVRRFETALQALPDEQRQRSSLGVLDSLRRPDRAGVMPVDSTRFVEAVRRSASESDVPHLTARFIAKWLDDLAGLDLIPAPVVAG
- a CDS encoding TetR/AcrR family transcriptional regulator, translated to MLADPDPMGAPGSARRTAGRETRDHLLLTAERLFAQRGIDAVSVREILDAAGQRNKNAAQYYFGGRDGLITALVTARSEALNQRREVLLDELEAAGKEHDLRALCAVLVTPLAEALDDPGNHFLGFLARYQLDHSRTVLSRAVDRVHTASYWRTAKFIRATTGTPRPTFEIRFSLAMDMCFTGLAGRQAQEEADEVGLPPRDEFIDTLINALCGVFGGA
- a CDS encoding acyl-CoA thioesterase, translated to MTLERIDTDLFRSVFVQVEDYSLYGGLVAGQALAAAGATVPEGRVPHSLHGYFLRPGAADLPTVFHVERDRDGRTVSSRRVVAVQQGKVIFNMAASFGQDEGEAMDQHVSAPEIAAPEYLPVHPMRRYPTVEVRAELPTPSGLPQRFWVRATQPLPSDDLVHACALAYVSDLSTGVRISPGLVPMASVDHALWVHHIPRGDEWLLVDLVGQVRVGRRGLYTGSIFTADGRLAATLAQEMLVLRVEDGAKPW
- a CDS encoding SDR family NAD(P)-dependent oxidoreductase, translating into MDTYRRAFEVNLFSVYRSIQLVAPHMIRGHGGNIVNISSDAAQAPGGGRTRRREDCLCMRTARARRHWST